A genomic region of Phragmites australis chromosome 2, lpPhrAust1.1, whole genome shotgun sequence contains the following coding sequences:
- the LOC133900505 gene encoding caffeoylshikimate esterase-like, which yields MEVEYHEEYVRNSRGVQLFTCGWLPVATSPKALVFLCHGYGMECSGFMKACGVRLAAAGYGVFGMDYEGHGKSMGARCYILSFRRLVDDCHRFFKSICDLEEYRSKSRFLYGESMGGAVALLLHRKDPAFWDGAVLVAPMCKISEKVKPRQLVIALLTQVEDVIPKWKIVPTKDVIDAAFKDPVKREKIRRNKLIYQDKPRLKTALEMLRTSMYIEDSLSQLPFFVLHGEAVTVTDPEVSRALYEHAASTDKTIKLYTGMWHGLTAGEPDENVEAIFADIVAWLNERSRSWTLEDRLRKLIVVAPGKFIDGDNGADGEGQVQGRPQRRRRGFLCGLTGRTHHHSEM from the exons ATGGAGGTCGAGTACCATGAG GAGTACGTGAGGAACTCGAGAGGGGTGCAGCTCTTCACCTGCGGCTGGCTGCCCGTCGCCACGTCGCCCAAGGCGCTCGTCTTCCTCTGCCACG GTTACGGCATGGAATGCAGTGGCTTCATGAAAG CGTGCGGCGTccggctggcggcggcggggtaCGGCGTGTTCGGAATGGACTACGAGGGGCACGGCAAGTCCATGGGCGCCCGCTGCTACATCCTCAGCTTCCGCCGCCTCGTCGACGACTGCCACCGCTTCTTCAAGTCCATCTGCG ACCTTGAGGAGTACCGGAGCAAGAGCCGGTTCCTGTACGGCGAGTCCATGGGCGGCGCCGTGGCGCTGCTGCTGCACAGGAAGGACCCCGCCTTCTGGGACGGCGCCGTCCTCGTCGCGCCGATGTGCAAG ATATCGGAGAAGGTGAAGCCGCGCCAGCTGGTGATCGCGCTCCTGACGCAGGTGGAGGACGTGATCCCCAAGTGGAAGATCGTCCCCACCAAGGACGTCATCGACGCCGCCTTCAAGGACCCCGTCAAGCGCGAAAAG ATCAGGAGGAACAAGCTGATCTACCAGGACAAGCCACGGCTCAAGACTGCGCTGGAGATGCTCAGGACCAGCATGTACATAGAAGACAGCTTGTCGCAG CTGCCGTTCTTCGTCCTGCACGGCGAGGCCGTCACGGTGACCGACCCGGAGGTGAGCCGCGCGCTGTACGAGCACGCGGCCAGCACGGACAAGACCATCAAGCTCTACACGGGGATGTGGCACGGCCTCACCGCCGGCGAGCCCGACGAGAACGTGGAGGCCATCTTCGCCGACATCGTCGCCTGGCTCAACGAGCGCAGCCGCAGCTGGACGCTGGAGGACCGCCTCAGGAAGCTGATCGTGGTGGCGCCTGGCAAGTTCATCGACGGCGACAACGGTGCTGACGGTGAAGGACAGGTTCAAGGCCGTCCACAGCGGCGGCGTCGTGGCTTCCTCTGCGGGCTCACTGGCCGGACTCATCACCACTCTGAAATGTAG